A genomic segment from Pyrodictium occultum encodes:
- a CDS encoding AMP phosphorylase has product MRRLFRLYWWPAMASRNGGFHVEEADIDIGDSAALLNPKDAENLGIPAGSRAVVVCGGRSLGVVALHSTRVEPGSLALTRQALERLGECRAAEIYPLEFPASFDAFERRLEGKRLDANDYKQLIGDIVAGLYDDAQIAAFLVSQMHYRITEDELVYLIRAMVDTGDVVAFGEPVYDEHSIGGVPGNSKVALLVVPIVASRGLLIPKTSSRAITSPAGTADTMEVLARVTFTPEEIHEMALKARGLIVWGGALNLAPADDIFIRVERRLGIDPPTQMVASILAKKLAMSVSRLVIDIPVGRGAKVENEKDATSMASLFLSQAGRLGINMRVAITYGNEPIGYGVGPALEAREALETLIKGDGPLSLVEKACSLAGLVLELGGVAPRGGGYSLACESLRSGAAYRKFREILDIQQGDPDIKPEDIRLGRKQITLRAPRDGVVSTIDNVAITLAARAAGAPDDKSAGIRLHVKTGYRVKKGDPLLTIYSSSDARLHEALRVVEEHEAVIIEGVVVKLFP; this is encoded by the coding sequence ATGCGGCGTCTCTTCAGACTCTACTGGTGGCCTGCTATGGCTAGCCGTAATGGTGGTTTCCACGTAGAAGAGGCCGACATAGATATTGGTGATTCCGCTGCTCTCCTCAACCCTAAGGATGCTGAGAACCTGGGTATCCCCGCAGGCTCCCGCGCAGTTGTGGTGTGCGGTGGCCGGAGCCTTGGTGTGGTAGCGCTCCATAGTACCCGGGTTGAGCCCGGCTCACTGGCGCTTACCCGCCAGGCTCTCGAGAGGCTGGGCGAGTGCAGAGCCGCTGAGATATACCCCCTCGAGTTCCCTGCCAGCTTTGATGCCTTCGAGCGTAGACTTGAAGGTAAGCGCCTCGATGCAAATGACTACAAGCAGCTCATAGGCGACATTGTGGCCGGGCTCTACGATGACGCGCAGATAGCAGCGTTCCTAGTGAGCCAGATGCATTACAGGATTACCGAGGATGAGCTCGTCTACCTAATACGGGCAATGGTTGACACCGGCGATGTCGTAGCCTTCGGCGAGCCCGTGTACGATGAGCACAGCATAGGCGGCGTCCCGGGCAATAGCAAGGTTGCGCTCCTAGTGGTGCCTATAGTGGCTTCCCGAGGGCTGCTCATACCCAAGACGAGCAGCCGAGCCATAACAAGCCCAGCCGGCACAGCGGATACAATGGAAGTGCTTGCAAGGGTGACATTCACCCCAGAAGAGATACATGAAATGGCCCTCAAGGCTCGCGGGCTCATAGTGTGGGGCGGTGCCCTCAACCTCGCGCCCGCCGACGACATATTCATACGGGTTGAGAGGAGACTCGGCATAGACCCTCCAACACAGATGGTTGCCAGCATCTTGGCCAAGAAGCTTGCCATGAGCGTTTCAAGGCTTGTTATAGACATACCTGTGGGCCGTGGAGCCAAGGTCGAGAACGAGAAGGACGCCACGTCCATGGCCTCCCTGTTCCTCTCGCAGGCGGGCAGGCTCGGGATAAACATGAGGGTAGCAATAACCTACGGCAACGAGCCTATAGGCTATGGCGTCGGCCCAGCCCTGGAGGCTCGTGAAGCGCTTGAAACCCTCATCAAGGGTGATGGCCCCCTGAGCCTTGTGGAAAAGGCGTGCAGCCTGGCCGGTCTTGTGCTTGAGCTGGGCGGCGTGGCCCCACGTGGCGGCGGCTATAGCCTGGCATGTGAATCGCTTAGAAGCGGGGCAGCCTACAGGAAATTTAGAGAGATACTAGATATTCAGCAGGGCGACCCCGACATTAAGCCTGAGGACATACGCCTGGGGCGTAAGCAGATAACGCTAAGGGCGCCGCGGGACGGGGTGGTGTCGACGATAGATAATGTTGCCATAACTCTCGCGGCTAGGGCTGCCGGCGCGCCGGATGACAAGTCGGCTGGCATAAGGCTTCATGTTAAGACGGGGTATAGGGTGAAGAAGGGCGACCCCTTGCTCACTATATATTCTTCCAGCGATGCGCGGCTACATGAGGCGCTGAGGGTGGTTGAGGAGCATGAGGCGGTAATAATAGAGGGGGTAGTGGTCAAGCTTTTCCCCTGA
- a CDS encoding RNA polymerase, protein MQFCPRCGGLMIPVKREDGKVVLRCTRCGYTMTVESSQLRDYTIVGATPKEERTITTLKVSEAKRKPPKSLEEWEQERDEYKEVLQELLQEELEGEE, encoded by the coding sequence ATGCAATTCTGTCCCCGCTGTGGCGGACTAATGATACCAGTTAAGCGTGAAGATGGCAAGGTGGTGCTACGCTGTACAAGGTGCGGCTATACTATGACCGTGGAGAGCAGCCAGCTGAGGGACTATACCATAGTCGGCGCTACCCCGAAGGAGGAGCGCACTATAACAACATTAAAGGTGAGCGAGGCCAAGCGCAAGCCCCCCAAGTCGCTTGAGGAGTGGGAGCAGGAGCGTGATGAGTACAAGGAGGTGCTTCAGGAGCTACTCCAGGAGGAGCTTGAAGGCGAGGAGTAG
- a CDS encoding ATP-binding protein, with translation MQALEQIRRLLSRASILEVAGVREQFVDYMDVFYKRLLGAGGRYVFECRSGSCSSRIELPAREYQAAVTAPGLLLSEPGSQKGDEGYTLLPPPRGNEILWCNGYPGGAEAGGLVLGYCAGSPLVLDEEALLRHVLVVGATGSGKSHTAARIAACSSRIGFKPVILDWHGEYEQLLREQGVDEYNVFSHPRLPPVAFTSPSIPLESSISVLESVLELSPFQSSILAAFLALAASQSVNTAKGLLDALTSQLEPGVIEEIQGILESGNTVHELLRAISSVVARKRDEMTKAEREIWLALLRRLNLITTSGYADLFTIRGTRRFEAIANLKDPMPTVIRLDSIRSTRIRKMYAIYLLQMLYTLATSGQPARILIVVEEAHNLLNNNVVPELLAETRKYGIGFVMVVHTPRLLPELSEANFNTIVAHRIVSVNDRLLVARAIGLEDDSLLSSLEEGTAIVRKHGAPTPVPVEVDVQAPCTH, from the coding sequence TTGCAGGCGCTGGAGCAGATCCGCAGGCTGCTCAGCCGGGCCAGCATCCTAGAAGTGGCCGGGGTCCGGGAGCAGTTTGTAGACTACATGGACGTGTTCTACAAGCGCCTGCTAGGCGCGGGCGGCCGCTACGTTTTCGAGTGCCGCTCGGGCTCATGCAGCTCGAGGATAGAGCTGCCGGCACGCGAGTACCAGGCCGCGGTCACGGCTCCAGGGCTTCTGCTAAGCGAGCCGGGAAGCCAGAAGGGGGATGAGGGGTACACACTGCTACCGCCTCCCCGCGGCAATGAAATACTCTGGTGCAATGGGTACCCCGGAGGGGCGGAGGCTGGAGGCCTGGTCCTAGGCTACTGTGCCGGCTCCCCCCTGGTGCTTGACGAGGAGGCTCTCCTGCGCCACGTGCTCGTTGTGGGGGCGACGGGCTCCGGTAAGAGCCACACCGCTGCAAGGATAGCTGCATGCAGCAGCAGGATAGGCTTCAAGCCGGTTATACTCGACTGGCATGGAGAGTACGAGCAGCTACTCCGGGAGCAGGGCGTAGATGAATACAACGTTTTCTCCCACCCCAGGCTGCCCCCCGTGGCCTTCACGAGCCCCAGCATCCCCCTCGAGTCCTCCATCTCAGTGCTGGAAAGCGTGCTGGAGCTTAGCCCCTTCCAGTCGAGCATACTGGCCGCGTTCCTAGCCCTGGCAGCCAGCCAGAGCGTTAACACGGCTAAAGGACTACTCGACGCCCTAACCAGCCAGCTCGAGCCAGGTGTCATTGAGGAGATCCAGGGTATTCTTGAATCGGGGAACACTGTGCACGAGCTGCTACGGGCCATATCCTCTGTAGTAGCCAGGAAACGGGATGAAATGACGAAGGCAGAGAGGGAGATATGGCTAGCCCTCCTGAGGAGATTAAACCTGATAACAACCAGCGGGTATGCAGACCTATTCACGATAAGGGGCACAAGGAGGTTTGAAGCCATAGCGAATCTCAAGGACCCAATGCCGACAGTAATCCGGCTCGACTCTATACGCTCAACACGCATAAGGAAGATGTACGCCATATATCTTCTCCAAATGCTCTACACCCTCGCCACCTCTGGACAGCCAGCCAGGATCCTCATAGTTGTGGAGGAGGCTCACAATCTGCTAAACAACAATGTAGTCCCCGAGCTGCTAGCTGAAACACGCAAATACGGTATAGGCTTCGTAATGGTTGTCCACACCCCACGCCTGCTCCCCGAGCTGAGCGAGGCTAACTTCAATACGATAGTGGCACATAGAATAGTCTCGGTAAACGATAGGCTTCTCGTTGCACGTGCAATAGGCCTTGAGGACGACTCGCTGCTCTCAAGCCTGGAAGAAGGTACCGCGATAGTGAGGAAGCATGGAGCCCCGACGCCCGTACCAGTTGAGGTGGACGTGCAGGCTCCCTGTACCCACTAA
- a CDS encoding 3'-5' exonuclease, with amino-acid sequence MRGRGYAAVDVEATCLDPNNCRLVSVAVVPFDGHTLDLSGVVYYSEPPRTVGASALVHGVTGSCRAEGWFEDVLRAVRGRVLVVYGRHDVEFLAAEARRRRVGAEELCYVDVLSWLLSVPSIRGRAVEAGRLTLEDALSATLGLHMPPRRFHDPVSDAVHAALLFIHLRREFGRPPVRCMPRARRPRLRWLFKMLGRGS; translated from the coding sequence GTGAGGGGCCGGGGCTACGCCGCGGTTGATGTAGAGGCCACCTGCCTCGACCCTAATAACTGCAGGCTGGTCTCGGTGGCAGTGGTGCCTTTCGACGGCCATACTCTGGACCTCTCGGGGGTCGTGTACTACTCCGAGCCGCCTCGCACCGTTGGCGCCTCGGCGCTGGTGCATGGGGTCACGGGCTCCTGCCGCGCCGAAGGCTGGTTTGAGGACGTGCTTAGGGCGGTGAGGGGCAGAGTCCTAGTGGTATACGGGCGTCATGACGTAGAGTTCCTGGCTGCCGAGGCCAGGCGTAGGAGAGTTGGCGCCGAAGAGCTCTGCTACGTCGACGTGCTCTCGTGGCTGCTGAGCGTACCGAGTATTAGGGGCAGGGCAGTGGAGGCGGGGCGTCTCACCCTTGAGGATGCGCTCTCTGCAACGCTTGGCCTGCACATGCCCCCACGGAGATTCCACGATCCTGTGAGCGACGCTGTACACGCCGCGCTGCTATTCATACATCTTAGGAGGGAGTTTGGGAGGCCGCCCGTCCGGTGCATGCCGAGGGCCAGGAGGCCTAGGCTGCGCTGGCTATTCAAAATGCTCGGCCGGGGCTCCTAG
- a CDS encoding CBS domain-containing protein, translating into MRRRVPRDLLVFLHSKVFPHSPPSLLENMLACSRVMLLREGEEAREPGLYIVYSGLLSVGQQEFEPGDYVVSEGGVKAVRESVVIYADTECARAVLALSDEESCSVSDLVYRSPVTVSPETPVVEAVGIMHREGVSSIVVVDGERRPLGIFTDTDLRRLVALHMDLSRPVSEYMTPNPLSVRTSATCMEAAYLMMRRYVKHLVVVDDDGRVKGVVSVRDIAYAEALGPLYMLRRIRSASSVEELAERYHELVRVLRREARRLRPGEGREAAHLVRMASLALRGVMEKAADLAARRLGIGQSGVAYLTLGSNGRLEQFLASDRDTMLVYWGLGEGRARAFAEEVESILDKAGFPGCRQGYTARRLLYSGDALAEAIGSMAANPRDENLVMLSMMYDAANVWGREGAAEWVRRSIAESLRGSSSYILEVLPAYRPRLGLAGRLPRELDLKAHGLAPVVYAVKAFAMAEGVWKPVNTLDRLRELAAIGVVPGDLAADVAEAYELLLSFTLWIQAVHGGTRVETGELSGLERSILRSVLRTVQRFVDYARSRGMGP; encoded by the coding sequence ATGAGGAGGCGCGTGCCGCGTGATCTCCTAGTTTTTTTGCACTCTAAGGTGTTTCCCCACTCTCCTCCCAGCCTTCTCGAGAACATGCTTGCCTGTAGCCGTGTCATGCTTCTCCGTGAGGGCGAGGAGGCGCGGGAGCCTGGGCTCTACATAGTTTATAGCGGCCTGCTATCTGTTGGGCAGCAGGAGTTTGAGCCGGGTGACTACGTTGTCTCGGAGGGTGGTGTAAAGGCTGTACGAGAGTCCGTGGTGATTTACGCCGATACCGAATGTGCTCGCGCGGTTCTTGCTCTCAGCGATGAGGAGTCGTGTTCGGTTAGTGACCTTGTGTATCGCAGCCCGGTGACGGTTAGCCCCGAGACTCCGGTAGTTGAAGCGGTCGGCATAATGCACCGTGAGGGTGTCTCCTCGATAGTCGTTGTTGATGGTGAGCGGAGGCCTTTGGGCATATTCACTGATACTGATCTTCGCCGGCTGGTTGCGCTTCACATGGATTTATCGAGGCCCGTGTCCGAGTATATGACGCCTAACCCGCTCTCCGTGAGGACCTCAGCTACATGCATGGAGGCTGCCTATCTCATGATGCGGAGGTATGTGAAGCACCTAGTCGTGGTTGACGATGATGGCAGGGTGAAGGGGGTCGTCAGTGTACGTGATATAGCCTACGCGGAGGCCCTAGGGCCCCTCTATATGCTCCGGCGCATACGTAGCGCCTCCAGCGTGGAGGAGCTCGCCGAGCGGTATCACGAGCTTGTCCGTGTACTCCGCCGGGAGGCTCGCCGCCTCCGCCCGGGAGAAGGCAGGGAGGCTGCGCATCTCGTGCGTATGGCGAGCCTAGCCCTTAGAGGCGTTATGGAGAAGGCTGCTGATCTAGCAGCTAGGAGGCTTGGCATCGGACAGAGTGGAGTTGCCTACCTTACTCTAGGCAGTAATGGGAGGCTTGAGCAGTTTCTCGCGAGCGATAGGGATACCATGCTGGTCTACTGGGGCCTAGGGGAGGGCCGTGCACGTGCATTTGCCGAGGAGGTGGAGTCTATCCTCGATAAGGCGGGCTTCCCCGGCTGTAGGCAGGGCTATACTGCTCGGCGCCTCCTATACTCTGGAGACGCCCTGGCCGAGGCTATAGGCTCTATGGCTGCTAACCCCCGGGATGAAAACCTCGTCATGCTCAGCATGATGTATGACGCCGCGAACGTCTGGGGAAGGGAGGGTGCGGCCGAGTGGGTTCGAAGGAGTATAGCCGAGAGCCTCCGGGGATCCAGCAGCTACATCCTGGAAGTGCTCCCCGCTTATAGGCCCAGGCTGGGGCTGGCTGGCAGGCTTCCACGCGAGCTAGACCTCAAGGCTCACGGGCTCGCGCCAGTGGTCTACGCGGTCAAGGCGTTCGCCATGGCTGAGGGGGTTTGGAAGCCGGTTAACACGCTTGATAGGCTACGTGAACTGGCAGCTATTGGCGTGGTTCCGGGGGACCTGGCGGCCGACGTGGCTGAGGCATACGAGCTACTGCTCTCCTTTACCTTGTGGATCCAGGCGGTCCATGGCGGGACTAGGGTAGAGACGGGCGAGCTGAGCGGCCTGGAGCGCTCGATTCTCCGCTCCGTCCTACGCACAGTCCAGCGGTTTGTGGACTATGCCAGGAGCCGGGGTATGGGGCCGTGA
- a CDS encoding sodium:solute symporter family protein yields MDVLAVSFLTATIIAYILIAYRARATSTEEFYVAARRVSPLRNGMATAADWMSGASFISMAGAVAILGYDASVFLIGWSLSYVLLAMLVAPFLRSYGKYTIPDFFEDRYYSKTARLFAVIMLYVVSLTYLTGQLLGVGIVLSRAFGVDATIMTLIAPLLVILYSSLGGMKSITWTQVAQYIALITAYWIPIVLISHLWHPIPHIAYGQHVEKVDEIVEQLKGHAWTEPFWRPYASGTGQLNWVLSTLALMLGTMGLPHVLMRFYTVPSVRDARKSVAWSLLFISLLYLTAPVYAALAGEKEYQLTALVKSMDGQPFDAVKQKLMSISWVRKWMEAGLIKLVDENGDGVFEYGKDVFSIHKDIAVLGLPDMYGLGPVIASIILVGGISAALSTADGLILAMTTAATRDIYKSIINPRASEKKELMIARISMVSIAFISGLLAYLMAANPVIKAYIAKTVAWAFAFAASTLTPAMLLGLHWKRATKEGAIAGMLAGLIVAVPYVVGVSLGYMSPVSIAGQKIGTIAWGVIGFLVNLIVNIVVSLATSEPPRQVQELVERIRVPVRTESAATVAARGATDEEARAA; encoded by the coding sequence ATGGATGTACTCGCGGTATCCTTCCTAACGGCCACCATAATAGCTTATATCCTAATAGCTTATAGGGCCCGCGCCACTAGCACGGAGGAGTTCTACGTAGCGGCCCGCAGGGTCTCGCCGCTCCGCAACGGCATGGCTACTGCCGCTGACTGGATGAGCGGTGCTAGCTTCATATCAATGGCGGGCGCCGTGGCTATTCTAGGCTACGATGCCAGCGTCTTCCTGATAGGCTGGAGCCTTAGCTACGTGCTGCTTGCCATGCTTGTGGCACCGTTCCTGCGCAGCTACGGCAAGTACACCATACCGGACTTCTTCGAGGACCGCTACTACAGTAAGACTGCCAGGCTATTCGCTGTCATAATGCTCTACGTAGTGTCGCTGACCTACCTGACCGGCCAGCTGCTGGGCGTAGGTATAGTGCTGTCCAGGGCCTTCGGAGTCGACGCCACCATAATGACTCTGATAGCGCCTCTGCTAGTGATACTCTACAGCAGCCTCGGCGGAATGAAGAGCATTACCTGGACCCAGGTGGCGCAGTACATCGCGCTGATAACTGCCTACTGGATCCCGATAGTGCTCATAAGCCACCTATGGCATCCAATACCCCATATAGCCTACGGGCAGCACGTGGAGAAGGTTGACGAGATAGTCGAGCAGCTAAAGGGGCATGCATGGACCGAGCCGTTCTGGCGCCCCTATGCCAGCGGTACTGGGCAGCTCAACTGGGTGCTCAGCACACTGGCGCTGATGCTTGGCACCATGGGGCTGCCGCACGTGCTGATGAGGTTCTACACTGTGCCCAGCGTGAGGGATGCACGTAAGAGCGTGGCTTGGAGCCTGCTATTCATCAGCCTGCTATACCTCACAGCCCCGGTGTACGCCGCGCTGGCGGGTGAGAAGGAGTACCAGCTGACCGCGCTGGTTAAGAGCATGGATGGCCAGCCGTTTGATGCTGTGAAGCAGAAGCTTATGAGCATCAGCTGGGTTAGGAAGTGGATGGAGGCTGGGCTAATAAAGCTTGTAGATGAGAATGGTGATGGCGTGTTCGAGTACGGTAAGGACGTGTTCAGCATCCATAAGGACATAGCTGTGCTAGGCCTACCCGACATGTACGGCCTAGGGCCCGTAATAGCCTCGATAATACTGGTGGGCGGTATCTCCGCCGCGCTATCCACGGCTGACGGTCTGATACTGGCCATGACCACTGCTGCCACGCGTGACATCTACAAGTCGATAATCAACCCGAGGGCTAGCGAGAAGAAGGAGCTGATGATAGCAAGGATATCAATGGTGAGCATAGCGTTCATATCTGGCCTGCTAGCGTACCTGATGGCTGCCAACCCCGTGATAAAGGCCTATATAGCCAAGACTGTGGCATGGGCCTTCGCCTTCGCTGCCTCAACGCTGACTCCCGCGATGCTGCTGGGCCTGCACTGGAAGAGGGCCACCAAGGAGGGTGCTATCGCCGGCATGCTTGCGGGGCTGATAGTTGCTGTGCCGTACGTCGTGGGCGTGTCGCTGGGCTACATGAGTCCCGTAAGCATAGCGGGCCAGAAGATAGGCACTATAGCATGGGGCGTTATCGGCTTCCTAGTAAACTTGATAGTGAACATAGTGGTGTCGCTGGCCACCAGTGAGCCTCCGAGGCAGGTGCAGGAGCTGGTGGAGCGCATACGCGTACCGGTCCGTACAGAGAGCGCTGCCACCGTTGCTGCTAGGGGTGCCACCGATGAGGAGGCGCGTGCCGCGTGA
- a CDS encoding DUF4212 domain-containing protein, giving the protein MSALARVDYERYKRAFMLATLVFFLVWLAIAFGLHLPAKSLYAPPGSPARINGAPLNWWMIQVSIALGVVLAFAYAFTINKLDEKYGIEA; this is encoded by the coding sequence TTGTCAGCACTAGCTAGAGTCGACTATGAGAGGTACAAGAGGGCGTTTATGCTAGCGACGCTGGTCTTCTTCCTGGTATGGCTGGCAATAGCCTTCGGCCTACATCTGCCTGCTAAGAGCCTCTACGCGCCCCCAGGTAGCCCTGCAAGGATCAATGGCGCGCCGCTGAACTGGTGGATGATACAGGTAAGCATAGCGCTTGGCGTTGTCCTAGCCTTCGCCTATGCTTTTACCATAAACAAGCTCGACGAGAAGTATGGTATAGAGGCCTAG
- a CDS encoding 30S ribosomal protein S13 has protein sequence MSEQQYRYIVRIAGTDIPGDIKTVYGLSLIKGVGVNFALALCRLLGIDPNKRIGFLTDAEIEKIENAIANPTAVGIPSWMLNRRKDYETGKDLHLVGADLIYYVRRDIEREKRIRSWRGIRHALGLKVRGQRTATTGRIGMTVGVKRRK, from the coding sequence CTGAGCGAGCAGCAGTATAGGTACATTGTTAGAATAGCCGGCACGGACATACCGGGCGATATTAAGACTGTTTATGGGCTCTCGTTGATCAAGGGTGTTGGTGTTAACTTTGCCCTCGCTCTCTGCCGGCTCCTGGGCATAGATCCGAACAAGAGGATAGGCTTCCTCACAGACGCGGAGATAGAGAAGATAGAGAACGCTATAGCCAATCCCACCGCGGTGGGTATACCTTCCTGGATGCTGAACCGCCGTAAGGACTACGAGACAGGCAAGGATCTACACTTAGTAGGCGCTGATCTAATATACTATGTGAGGAGGGATATAGAGCGTGAGAAGAGGATTAGAAGCTGGAGGGGTATACGCCACGCCCTCGGCCTCAAGGTGCGCGGCCAGAGGACCGCTACCACCGGCCGCATAGGCATGACCGTTGGCGTGAAGAGGCGCAAGTAG
- a CDS encoding 30S ribosomal protein S4: MGDPKKPRKKWMGPKHPWIKERLVREIELMGKYGLRNKRELWKLETLARYFRHRARGLLALPPEVREKEEKALLSRLHELGVLPENATLDDVLGLTAEHFLERRLQTIVYKKGLARSIHEARQLIVHGHIAIAGRRIRSPGYLVKRDEEELISYTPTSPLAKRAAEEGAQSEEAPGSE, translated from the coding sequence ATGGGTGACCCGAAGAAGCCGCGTAAGAAGTGGATGGGGCCTAAACACCCCTGGATCAAGGAGCGCCTGGTCCGCGAGATAGAGCTGATGGGCAAGTATGGGCTCCGTAACAAGAGGGAGCTGTGGAAGCTAGAGACGCTAGCTAGGTACTTCAGGCACCGCGCACGCGGTCTTCTGGCCCTGCCGCCGGAGGTTCGCGAGAAGGAGGAGAAGGCCCTCCTATCCCGCCTCCACGAGCTGGGCGTGCTGCCTGAGAACGCTACGCTTGACGACGTGCTCGGACTTACGGCGGAGCACTTCCTCGAGAGGAGGCTCCAGACCATAGTATATAAGAAGGGGCTCGCACGCTCAATACATGAGGCGCGCCAGCTTATAGTACATGGCCACATAGCCATAGCAGGCCGTAGGATAAGGAGCCCTGGCTACCTCGTCAAGAGAGACGAGGAGGAGCTTATAAGCTACACACCTACCAGCCCCCTCGCCAAGCGGGCTGCGGAGGAGGGCGCTCAATCAGAGGAGGCCCCTGGCTCCGAATAG
- a CDS encoding 30S ribosomal protein S11 encodes MAFSAREIKWGVAHIYSSYNNTIIHITDLTGAETVARASGGMVVKADREKPSPYAAMLAASRAAQQAMEKGIAALHIKVRAPGGHGPKTPGPGAQAAIRALARAGFIIGRIEDVTPIPHDTTRRPGGRRGRRV; translated from the coding sequence ATGGCGTTCTCAGCTCGTGAGATAAAGTGGGGTGTTGCACACATATACTCCAGCTACAACAACACGATAATACACATCACGGACCTCACCGGGGCGGAGACAGTAGCCAGGGCCAGTGGTGGCATGGTGGTAAAGGCTGACAGGGAGAAGCCGAGCCCCTACGCCGCAATGCTGGCCGCCAGCAGGGCTGCGCAGCAGGCGATGGAGAAGGGCATAGCGGCGCTCCACATAAAGGTGCGTGCCCCCGGGGGCCACGGGCCAAAGACGCCTGGGCCTGGGGCGCAGGCCGCCATACGAGCGCTCGCCAGGGCAGGCTTCATCATAGGCAGGATAGAGGATGTGACCCCAATACCTCACGACACCACCCGTAGGCCTGGAGGCAGGAGAGGCCGCCGCGTCTAA
- a CDS encoding DNA-directed RNA polymerase subunit D: MEVCVLEKAGNRLRVMVRDAPLPLINAIRRACFTEVPVMAVDIVEVFDNNTVLYDEMIAHRLGLIPLTSSEALQKYKRPEECRDAKLGDPDCYVVLRLEAETGPKEERIVYSGDLETSDPGVKPVYDNMPIVVMAPDQRLRLQAYARLGYGKEHAKWMPVSVAAHKYLPVLVFDLEKASNECLECIEAAYPQIVEQMRKTGKGEIRIVDDINASALYWCATKKCGEAVQLRFDENTFLLKIESTGALEPEEILREAADAIARKAENLLSEIARLRRERS; encoded by the coding sequence ATGGAGGTATGTGTGCTGGAGAAGGCGGGTAACCGGCTTAGGGTTATGGTTAGAGACGCGCCGCTCCCCCTAATCAATGCTATAAGGCGTGCATGCTTCACCGAGGTACCCGTGATGGCTGTCGACATTGTAGAGGTGTTTGACAACAATACTGTGCTATATGACGAGATGATAGCGCACCGGCTCGGACTCATACCTCTCACGAGCAGCGAGGCCCTGCAGAAGTACAAGCGGCCCGAGGAGTGCAGGGACGCCAAGCTGGGCGACCCCGACTGCTACGTGGTTCTCCGCCTGGAGGCCGAGACGGGCCCCAAGGAGGAGCGGATAGTATACAGTGGAGACCTGGAGACCAGCGATCCAGGCGTGAAGCCGGTCTACGACAACATGCCCATAGTTGTGATGGCGCCTGACCAGAGGCTCAGGCTCCAGGCCTATGCTAGACTAGGCTATGGCAAGGAGCATGCGAAGTGGATGCCGGTGAGCGTGGCTGCGCATAAGTACCTGCCGGTGCTGGTCTTCGATTTGGAGAAGGCTAGCAATGAGTGCCTCGAGTGTATAGAGGCTGCCTACCCCCAGATAGTGGAGCAGATGAGGAAGACCGGTAAGGGCGAGATAAGGATAGTCGATGATATAAACGCTTCTGCCCTCTACTGGTGCGCCACCAAGAAGTGTGGGGAAGCCGTACAGCTGCGCTTCGACGAGAATACATTCCTCCTAAAGATAGAGTCTACGGGTGCGCTCGAGCCCGAGGAGATCCTTCGCGAGGCAGCAGATGCCATTGCGAGGAAGGCTGAAAATCTGCTCTCAGAGATAGCGCGGCTACGCCGGGAGAGGAGCTAG
- a CDS encoding 50S ribosomal protein L18e, translated as MKRTGPTNILVRKTIRALRSAAHRNNAPIWRYVAELIDRPRRLRVEVNISKINRYTKAGDVVVVPGKVLGAGSIDHPVTVAALGFSSQAVEKIRAAGGRVLHILQLLEENPRGSRVRIIV; from the coding sequence GTGAAGAGGACCGGACCGACAAACATACTGGTAAGAAAGACTATACGTGCGCTGAGGAGCGCCGCCCACCGGAATAACGCGCCCATATGGAGGTATGTGGCGGAGCTTATTGACAGGCCCCGTCGCCTCCGTGTAGAGGTCAACATAAGCAAGATAAACCGCTATACCAAGGCTGGTGACGTAGTAGTGGTTCCAGGGAAGGTTCTGGGCGCCGGCAGCATAGATCATCCCGTGACCGTGGCAGCCCTAGGCTTCAGCAGCCAGGCTGTGGAGAAGATACGCGCCGCCGGCGGCAGGGTTCTGCACATACTCCAGCTGCTCGAGGAGAACCCCCGAGGCAGCCGGGTAAGAATCATAGTATAG
- a CDS encoding 50S ribosomal protein L13 → MAVRVAAPKPPERVLYIDAANQILGRLAAEAAKRLLEGYRVYIVNAEKAVVSGDPLMVIRSYKLWWEIKVHVNPYKWAPHRPRSPIAIVRKAVLGMLPRSKQKGREAARRLRVYIGVPEELKGRQFVRFAFADARRLGHKFIRVGELAQRLGWKGVAPRP, encoded by the coding sequence ATGGCGGTTAGGGTGGCTGCGCCCAAGCCCCCGGAGAGGGTGCTCTACATAGATGCTGCCAACCAGATACTCGGTAGGCTGGCTGCAGAGGCCGCGAAGAGGCTGCTGGAAGGCTACCGCGTCTACATAGTCAACGCTGAGAAGGCGGTTGTAAGCGGCGACCCGCTCATGGTTATACGCAGCTACAAGCTCTGGTGGGAGATAAAGGTCCACGTCAACCCCTACAAGTGGGCTCCCCATAGGCCGCGGAGCCCGATAGCGATAGTGCGCAAGGCTGTGCTCGGGATGCTGCCTAGGAGCAAGCAGAAAGGGCGTGAGGCTGCCCGCCGTCTCCGCGTCTACATAGGTGTGCCGGAGGAGCTGAAGGGCAGGCAGTTCGTGAGGTTCGCCTTCGCCGATGCGAGAAGGCTTGGTCACAAGTTTATACGAGTAGGAGAGCTGGCCCAGAGGCTGGGATGGAAGGGGGTGGCTCCTAGGCCTTGA